One genomic region from Salvia hispanica cultivar TCC Black 2014 chromosome 2, UniMelb_Shisp_WGS_1.0, whole genome shotgun sequence encodes:
- the LOC125207731 gene encoding uncharacterized protein LOC125207731: protein MSAQIQPSLRRVLSDTARIISSNSLHFTTLSLLLIFPIPLFNIIHTLLQDPSPSPSPSPFNSSQYQYGQLPSLNKSQLLYFLLFLIFNLFSISSVTHSTFHAFHRNPIKISSSLKSILSTFLPLLATKLAYFVIIVAISIAFGFCIGVVYFGMNTLLGLEMGPTTKPFIIFMAVAMILFVVLYVYLWVEWCLMDAVVVVESKYGFAALKRSSTLVKGMRRVAFVIIALPAVMQGIISWRFSALGGVALQMVDYAVLSTALTLFGLAANTVLLIHCQAVNGELEKLERFPSDEKKLSLSQIYVQLPRAVVDHV from the exons ATGTCAGCCCAGATCCAGCCAAGCTTGAGGAGAGTCCTCTCCGACACCGCACGCATAATCAGCTCCAACTCCCTCCATTTCACCACCCTATCTCTCCTCCTAATCTTCCCCATCCCTCTCTTCAACATCATCCACACTCTGCTTCAGGAcccatctccatctccatctccatctcccTTCAATTCTTCCCAGTATCAGTATGGCCAGCTCCCCTCTTTGAACAAATCCCAACTCCTCTACTTCCTACTCTTCCTCATATTCAACCTCTTCTCCATCTCCTCCGTCACCCACAGCACCTTCCATGCCTTCCACAGAAACCCCATCAAA ATCTCATCATCCCTCAAATCCATCCTCTCCACCTTCCTCCCTCTCCTCGCCACCAAGCTCGCCTACTTTGTAATCATCGTCGCCATTTCCATCGCCTTCGGATTTTGCATCGGTGTCGTTTACTTTGGCATGAACACACTTCTAGGGCTGGAGATGGGCCCCACCACCAAACCTTTCATCATATTCATGGCCGTGGCAATGATCCTCTTCGTCGTGCTGTACGTCTACTTGTGGGTGGAGTGGTGCTTGATGGATGCGGTCGTCGTCGTGGAATCCAAATACGGCTTCGCGGCGTTGAAGCGGAGCTCCACTCTCGTGAAGGGGATGAGGCGCGTGGCGTTCGTGATCATCGCGCTGCCAGCAGTTATGCAGGGGATTATATCGTGGCGGTTCTCGGCTTTGGGCGGCGTGGCTCTGCAAATGGTTGATTATGCTGTCTTGTCTACGGCGCTGACGCTCTTCGGCTTGGCTGCAAACACGGTGTTGTTGATCCATTGCCAAGCGGTTAATGGAGAATTGGAGAAACTGGAACGCTTTCCAAGTGATGAGAAGAAGTTAAGCTTAAGCCAGATTTATGTTCAGTTGCCTCGTGCTGTTGTTGACCACGTCTAG